The stretch of DNA GGAGTTTGAACGACACTGTGTAAGCTTGAAATTGGCATTCCAAGATGTGTCTTTAACCAAGTACTATCGCCATTCACATCCAATTTATAAAGCATGGGAACATTATCGTTATGTCCAGCTAAAACATAACCTCCATCAAAGGTAGCTTGCCCATCTTCTGCCCAAACATCTTGATAGGTCTTGTCCCATAGGATAGATCCAGCAGGATCAATCTTTATCAATTGTGTATGATACCAATCAATTGGCGCTCCTAATACGGTATGGCAAGCTATGATTAAGATATAATTCCCATCCTTAGTAGCCCTCAACTTTAGTTGATCCACAATACAGGGACCTCCTACCTGTGTACAATAGCTAGGGTAAGTCTTGGTCCAAAGCGTATCGCCCAAAGGATTGGTTTGAATCAAATGAATTGTATTGCCATTTAAAGCCGCCAACAATAAATCATCATTGGGCTGTGCCACTAAAGAAAGACTTTTAAAACCAGCTACATTGGCACTATCAGAATAGTAACTTTTGGTCCATAGCGTTGTTCCATCTTTATCCACCTTTACCAAGGTAGGATAATCTCTTGGGGCTCCTGTTGCAAAAGACTGTATCCCTGTCATCACATAACCACTATCGCTTGTTTGTTGAACATCTCGTCCGTCAAAAACAGAAGTAGTCCATTGTAAAGCGGGGATATTAGCGCCATCCAATTGTCGGGTCCATTCTTGAGCCTGCATTTGAGAAGGAATTATAGTAATGGCTATAAAAGCAATCAAAATATTTATAAGTAACATAATTGGTATAATTTTTAAGCTATAATTAACAAATAAGAGTTGAATAATAGGGTTTTAACCAATTACTGTATGGTCAATTTGCCCGTACCAATAATCTGTTGTCCATCCCTTAGTTTAAAGAAATAAATTCCTCGTTCTAAATCCTTTCGGGGTAAAATCACCTCTGTTCCATTGGTTGAGAAAGCTTGTTGTACTTGACGCCCCAAAGCATCAAAAACTTGCACCTTCAACGCTGTATAAACGCCTCCATTTACCCTCAAAGTCGTTTGATGTTTAAATGGATTTGGAAAAACCTCTATCCCCGTATTCTCTTCATTTATATCCAAGGTATTTAAATAATAGCCTGTTTTTACTACATAGCCCCTTTCTTGATCTCCCAAACTAGCGCCATGGCTTCCTGCAAGCACAAAGTTACCATCCGTTGTATAGCGAACGGCTCGGCTACTATTGTCAATCATGTCGTCAAAAATTTGGTGTTGCAAAATGCTACCAGCGGCTGTTACTCTAGTAACAAAAGCAGCATCCAACATTACAGCAAAGCCACCACCATGCGTTACACGATTCGTTCCTGTTACCACATAATTACCATCAGGATCAACCACAACATGACGAGCAACGCCTAACTGTCCGCCTAATGGCAACTGCCACGATACCGTTCCTGTTTGATCCATTTTGAGTAAAAAGGGACTATTGCCCGCAAATCCAGTAGCATGGCAAGCTACAACAAAACCATTATCGGGCGTTTCTTTTACACTGTGCAGATCATAAATAGGCATATTGGAATAGGTTTGCTGCCAAAGGCTATCTCCATTCATATCTACCTTAAACAAAATAGGCTGACTCATTGCAGTACTCCCTGAGAAAATATAGCCGCCATCATTGGTCGGTTGAACGTCTAATAAAAACCGATTCGTGTAATTTTTATTCCAAATAATGCTGTTGTTAGGGCTAATTTTAATGAGTTGATTGATAGGGCTTGGCAAGCCAATTAATCCACCTGTTGATCCAATTCCTATGATATAATTGCCATCATTCGTAGCCCTCAGACGTACAGATCTAAGGTTGCATCCTACATTGTTAACGGTTTCACAAGTCGAGGCAAATTGATGTGTGGAGATGGTGTCACCATTTGCATCTGTTTCAATCAAAAAGATTCGATTGTAATTAATTCCTGCCAATAGTAAATTCCCATTGGGCTTTTCGACCAAGGACACTTCTTGGAGGTAACCCCCATTAAAGGTAGGGTATTCTTTTAGCCAGATGACATTTCCTGTAGTAGCATCCAATTTTGCTAGCACTGGGCTGTGTGCCAAATTAGAAACTATACCATATTTATAATTGCCAGCAAATACATAATTGCCATCATTGGTTTCCCTTATATCATAGCCCTTTAGTTCTTGCTCATAATTAGCAGGAGGAAGTATAACAATATTCGGGGTAATTTCTGTTTCCCAAATCTGCCCAATGGCATTCCCAATAGCAAGAATTGAGAAAAACATACTAAAGATAAATTTCATGTGATTTTCTTTTTTATTTAGTGATGATTATTTAGGACAAATAAGCAGCAAAAGGCAAAGAAAACCAACAACAATAAAGCAGTTTTGTTTATAACAAACTGCCAAACAAAAAAGCTTAACTTCTATTAAACAAGAAGTTAAGCTTTTTTTTTGTTTTAAACATTTATAAATAAAGCAACTGTATTAATTTTCTATTATTGCTCTATAAATATAGACTATACATCCTCTGTAGCCTTCAGTTTTTCCATATTATAAGTCACTTGGATTGCTTCAATAAATTCATCTAAATAGCCATCCATCACTTCCGTTAAATTATACTTTGTAAAATTAATTCGATGATCTGTTACTCTATTTTGAGAATAGTTGTAGGTACGAATTTTGGAAGAACGATCGCCTGATACAATCAATGTATTTCTTAAAGCAGAAATACTATCTTGATGTTCTTGTTGTTGCAATTCAAACAACTTAGCGTATAATTTTTGTAGTGCAATTTCTCTATTCTTAAGCTGAGAACGTCCATCTTGACACTCTACAACAACACCACTTGGTTTATGCGTTACCCGTACAGCCGACTCTGTTTTATTAACATGCTGCCCACCCGCACCACTAGCACGGAAGGTATCCCAAGAAAGATCCGCTTTGTTAATTTCGACATCTTCCGTTTCAAAAATAGGCATAATAGCAACCGTAGCAGCAGAGGTATGAACCCGTCCTTGCGATTCTGTTTTTGGTATACGCTGAACACGATGTGTTCCTGACTCATATTTCAACATGCCATAAACATTATCACCTGTGACCTCTAAAATCACCTTACTGTACCCACCAGATTCGCTTTCATTAGAAGCAATATACTCTCTTTTCCAGCCTTTTTTGTCAATAAAACGTTCATACAAACGCAATAAATCACCAGCAAAAATAGCTGCTTCATCACCACCCGCTCCAGCACGAATTTCAATAGTTACGTTCTTTTCGTCCTCAGGATCTTTAGGAATAAGCATCATTTTTAGTTCCTCTTCAAAAGGTCCTTTTTTATCTTCCCAATCCTTAAGGTCTTCCTTTGCCATTTCAACAAATTCAGGATCATCTCCCTCCTCTATAATTTCTTTGCATTCTGCAATACCATCTAGCATTGCCTTATATTTATCGTGAGCCTCCACCAAAGGTTTTAAATCCTTGTACTCCTTATTGATTTTCATAAACCGCTTCATATCTGACGTAACTTCAGGATCAGATAGTTGCTCTTCGAGTAATTGAAATTTATCCTTTAATGCTCTTAACTTATCAATCATTTTTTATAAAATTTATATCAATCGTAGCCTCTTAAGGTTAAATAAATAGATTGTCAATAACTCCAAAAGACAGTAGAACTGCAAAAGTACAATTAAATCACGGATATTCAAAAAAGGGGCAATTGCCAAAGCCTTGTAATTTAAGAATGGTCTATTTTTCTTTATTTATTTTTAACCGACCATTGTCACTAAGAGTTCTTTCAAAATCAGCGTTAATTTAGCTTCTGCTTGGTTTACAACTTGGATAACATCTTCTACTGTTGTTTCTGTTATTTCATCAATAGGATAACAACGGTTGGAGATAACAGAGACCACAAAAACAGGCAAATTCATATGCTTGGCCACTAAGACTTCAGGTACCGTTGACATCCCAACGGCAGCACCTCCTATCAAATTAAAAAAGTTATACTCTGCTGGTGTTTCAAGATTCGGTCCTTGTGTGCCTACATAAACCCCTTCAAAAGCTCGAATATTGTTTTTTTCTGCAATTGCTAACGCTTGTTGATTTAGTGCACTATCATATGCTTTTAACATATCGGGAAAACGCACTCCCAATCGTTCATCATTTTTGCCTCGCAAAGGATTTTGCGCATGCAAATTGATATGATCCTTGATGAATACCAAGTCACCTGGATATAGGTGCGCTTGTACTCCTCCTGCTGCATTGGAAATAACTAGCCGTTCTATCTTCAGGTATTTCAAAACCCGAATAGGGAAAGTTACTTCCTCCATACTATACCCCTCATAATAATGGAAACGTCCCGCCATAGCGACAATAGCAACACCATTTAAATAACCAAAAATTAGCTTCCCTGCATGGCTCTCTACCGTTGATTCTGCAAAATGTGGGATGTTCGCATAAGGAATTGCTAATACTTGATCTATTTCACGACTCAAATTGCCTAAACCTGTTCCTAATACAATCCCAATTTGAGGTAAAAAATCAGGCAACTGATCTTGGATATACGCAACTGCATTTTGTATTTTATGATACATTAGTTTACATTAATTTAACATTAATTAGATAAATAAATTATTATATATCAAAATATTGATTGACAAAATCAACTTTTTTTTGTATTTTTGCAAAAGACTTAAGTATATGATTTTATATTTTGTTTTATCCTTTTTAAGGGAAATTTTATATTGCCTATATGTCCTAAGAAAGGTATTATCATGTTGATTTGAGTTAAAAAACTTTTTTTTTTTTGAAAAATCTTGTTTTCCTAGAATAAAGTCCTATATTTGATTAAGCAAATGACTCATAATGAGTTAAAAAAAGAAGAAGTTCAACAATAAACATAATTCATTTTTTATTGTTTAATATAATAATAAAGATAAAGAATTTGAATTCAATTTTTTAACAAAAAAACTAATTAGCTATGAAAGTTTTAATGTTAGTTCTTGCAATGGTAGTGACCATGGGTTCTACTTTTGCCAATACGCCAGCTCAAGAAGATAAAATGGTTGCTGTTGTATTAATGATGGATGATGGTGATGATCAACAAATCGTTGCTACTATTTACACTTCTTTGATGGCTGCTGAAAAAGTAGCAAAAGTGTTAGACATCGAAATGATTGCTGAAGATGAAGTAAACGATGATGTATTCGTTTTCTCTCTAAAATCTGAAGAGCAAAAGAAATTGACCATGAAGATGTTCGATGAAGAAGGTTATGAGTTGGCTGCTAACCGTGTTCTACAAGTAGAAGATGGTAACAACTAC from Aureispira anguillae encodes:
- a CDS encoding T9SS type A sorting domain-containing protein, yielding MLLINILIAFIAITIIPSQMQAQEWTRQLDGANIPALQWTTSVFDGRDVQQTSDSGYVMTGIQSFATGAPRDYPTLVKVDKDGTTLWTKSYYSDSANVAGFKSLSLVAQPNDDLLLAALNGNTIHLIQTNPLGDTLWTKTYPSYCTQVGGPCIVDQLKLRATKDGNYILIIACHTVLGAPIDWYHTQLIKIDPAGSILWDKTYQDVWAEDGQATFDGGYVLAGHNDNVPMLYKLDVNGDSTWLKTHLGMPISSLHSVVQTPDSAYVASMELNGFIGSTPMIAKIDALGDTMLWTTPNLGSTLGGVIGAGNHVTYDPNGYYVVTGYIHKSHPFLGIMLNNAFIGKVDLAGNVLSEQIFDEFQDNKGMVVRPTNDNGYIMVGDYMNSQGYLVKVDSGLTVLNVTQLGNKAVDLTVFPNPFRDQTTLMVKGANYQRLEVQVFDGLGRQVHQAFSSDGEKVIVPRKHLQAGVYFFTLIGEGAVVASGKLLVE
- a CDS encoding T9SS type A sorting domain-containing protein codes for the protein MKFIFSMFFSILAIGNAIGQIWETEITPNIVILPPANYEQELKGYDIRETNDGNYVFAGNYKYGIVSNLAHSPVLAKLDATTGNVIWLKEYPTFNGGYLQEVSLVEKPNGNLLLAGINYNRIFLIETDANGDTISTHQFASTCETVNNVGCNLRSVRLRATNDGNYIIGIGSTGGLIGLPSPINQLIKISPNNSIIWNKNYTNRFLLDVQPTNDGGYIFSGSTAMSQPILFKVDMNGDSLWQQTYSNMPIYDLHSVKETPDNGFVVACHATGFAGNSPFLLKMDQTGTVSWQLPLGGQLGVARHVVVDPDGNYVVTGTNRVTHGGGFAVMLDAAFVTRVTAAGSILQHQIFDDMIDNSSRAVRYTTDGNFVLAGSHGASLGDQERGYVVKTGYYLNTLDINEENTGIEVFPNPFKHQTTLRVNGGVYTALKVQVFDALGRQVQQAFSTNGTEVILPRKDLERGIYFFKLRDGQQIIGTGKLTIQ
- the prfA gene encoding peptide chain release factor 1, with translation MIDKLRALKDKFQLLEEQLSDPEVTSDMKRFMKINKEYKDLKPLVEAHDKYKAMLDGIAECKEIIEEGDDPEFVEMAKEDLKDWEDKKGPFEEELKMMLIPKDPEDEKNVTIEIRAGAGGDEAAIFAGDLLRLYERFIDKKGWKREYIASNESESGGYSKVILEVTGDNVYGMLKYESGTHRVQRIPKTESQGRVHTSAATVAIMPIFETEDVEINKADLSWDTFRASGAGGQHVNKTESAVRVTHKPSGVVVECQDGRSQLKNREIALQKLYAKLFELQQQEHQDSISALRNTLIVSGDRSSKIRTYNYSQNRVTDHRINFTKYNLTEVMDGYLDEFIEAIQVTYNMEKLKATEDV
- a CDS encoding purine-nucleoside phosphorylase, which translates into the protein MYHKIQNAVAYIQDQLPDFLPQIGIVLGTGLGNLSREIDQVLAIPYANIPHFAESTVESHAGKLIFGYLNGVAIVAMAGRFHYYEGYSMEEVTFPIRVLKYLKIERLVISNAAGGVQAHLYPGDLVFIKDHINLHAQNPLRGKNDERLGVRFPDMLKAYDSALNQQALAIAEKNNIRAFEGVYVGTQGPNLETPAEYNFFNLIGGAAVGMSTVPEVLVAKHMNLPVFVVSVISNRCYPIDEITETTVEDVIQVVNQAEAKLTLILKELLVTMVG
- a CDS encoding T9SS C-terminal target domain-containing protein; protein product: MKVLMLVLAMVVTMGSTFANTPAQEDKMVAVVLMMDDGDDQQIVATIYTSLMAAEKVAKVLDIEMIAEDEVNDDVFVFSLKSEEQKKLTMKMFDEEGYELAANRVLQVEDGNNYNALNVKSLEDGTYKFQLTDSEGREKTTTVTINRNK